The DNA segment GGCCGTGCCCGAGCACCCAGCCCCCGATCCGCGCGGCACCCGCCAACGCGGCGCGCAGACCGGCCAGATCGCGTACGCCCGACAGATCCACGCCGGTCGCCATCTCCAGGCCCCACACCGGATGGCTGTGGGAGTCGACCAGACCGGGCGGACGCCGGGTTCGAGCTCGCCGGGATCATGGCGCTGGTCACCGCGCTGGAGAACCTGGTGCTGGGCTCGGCCCTCGACCTCGCCGCCCCCGAGACGATGTGGGAGCTTCCGGACCGAGCCAGGACGCCCCGTCTCGCCGCCGCCCTCGCCGCCGTGGGCGGCCACCGGGCCGACCGCGCCTTCGAGGTCGGGCTGGCCGCCTTCATGGCACATGCCCGGACGCTGTCCGGAATCCATGGCTCCTGAGGGCCCCGAATTTCCCAGTACCGCAAGTAACATGATCACCTTTGTGACTGGTTGTATCGGCCAGTCAAGTCGGCGCGCCGTTCGGCGTCCTGCCTTTCCCGGAGATGTCCATGTCTGCTGTCAGTGACGCATTAGAAGACGCCCGTATCCAGTACGAGCAGCACACCCGCGCCTGCCGCCAGTGCCGCGCCGACGCCGCGCCGTGCGCCGTGGCCAAGCACCTGTGGCGCCTGTTCAACAAGGCCCGCCAGAACCAGTTGCGGTCCACCGAGGTCTGACCGGCACACGGTCAACCGCCGTACACCGCACGGGGGTCGGCGTCGGGCGGCGGCGCGTGCCGGGCGGCCGGGCCGCGCGCGAACATCCGCAGCACGTTCTCCGTGGTGCGGGTGACGAAGAGGCGGGTGCGGGCGTCCATCCCGTGATCGCGGCCGAGTTCGCCCGTCCCGGCCAGCAGACCCTCCACCCAGCGCATGGTGCCGGTCGCGAACACGCCCGCCCCGGCGGGGGTGGTGTAGTACGCCGAGTCGCTGTGGCTCGGCCGGCCCTCGCACACCAGCGGGGAATGCGCGGTGATCTCCAGCGGGCCGGGGGTCGGGGCGCCGGGCGTGACCCGGTCGTACTCCACGCCCACCAGATGCGCGAAGCCGTCCCCGGCACGCACACCGGTGCCCTCGTACGCCCAGTGCCCGGCCGACCGCACGACGTACGGCGCGTCGACGGGATAGCCCTCGTAGAGCACACCGGTGAGCGCGGACTCGGGGTCGGCGCCGGGCGCGCTCCGGTAGTCGGTGGTGACCCGGGCCGGCGCGGACGGATAGGCCGGGTCGGCGCGGTAGTCGCTCTTGTAGCAGACCACCGTACGGTCCCCGGCGCCCTCCCCGGGCTCCAGCCGCACCCGGCGGAAACAGGTGTTCGCGCCCAGGAAGGCGATGTTCGCGCCGGCGTCCCGGGCGGCGGTGACATGGGCGCGCTGCTCCGGCGTCCAGTACTCGTCGTGCCCCAGACAGACCACCGCGTGCGCGCCCCGCAGTACCCCGGGGTCCCGGTGGACGTCGGTACCGGTGCTGTACGCGAGCGGGATGCCGAGGCGCTCGGCGAGCACCACCAGCGCCCGCTCGTACGTCAGGAACTTCTCCGCCCCGGTTCCGTCGTAGGGCCGGTCGAAACTGACCGCGAGGGAGCGGGTGGCGTACGTGCCGTCCGCTCCGGCGTACAGGCTGGCGCCGCCCCAGCGGTTGTACGCCTGCCAGGTGGCCGGGGCGTGCAGCAGCACCGTACGGCCCGTGCCGTCGGTGGAGCGGACCACGAACGGGATGTACCGCTGATGGCCGGTCTCCGCCTCCAGACGCAGCAGATAGGCGCCCTCCGGCCAGCCGGTGGTGTCCACGGGCAGCGTGAGCGGCCAGTCGGCGCGCACGGTACGGGTGGCGGCCGGCACCCCGGGGGCGGCCCGCGCCCGCCCCGGTGTCCGGCCCGAGGCCCAGATCCGCCGGGCCCCGGCGCCGCCGTACCAGCCGATGCGGAACGCCGAGACCCGGAACGCCGCCGCCGTGGTCGACACCCGCAGGCCGAAGGTCTCGCCCGGGGTCACGCTCACCCGGTCCGCGTAGCCGCTCACCGCGTCCGGGGGACCGGTCGGACCGAGCCGCCAGGCGGTGGTGCCGGGCGCGTCCCGCTCCGACTCCGGCCGCAGCCGGCCCGCCCCGGTCCGGGACGGCGCGGCCGTGCACGCGGCGGCCGTACCGAGCCCCGCGCCCGCGCACAGGGCGAGGAACCGCCGCCGCCCGAGCCCGGGGCCGTCCGCCGGGGCACCGCCGAATCCCGGATGCGTCACCGCTCCAGCGTCGGGGCGGTCCCGGTGGCGACGCAACCCGTCGGCCGGCGGCGCGCCCCGTCGCCGGACGCGGCACGGGACGCGGACCACCTGGAGGGCCGCCCGACCGGGGCGCCGACGGCCCGGCCGACGGGCCCCGCTGCCCGGCCGAGACCGAGTCCGCGACCCGCGAGTGCGCGGCGGCCGCTAGAACGGCGGCTCGTTGAGCAGTTCCAGCAGCCATTCCGCGCTCTGTGCGGCGCCGGGCGCGGGGCGTCCGGGGTCGGGGAACATCCGGCTCCAGGAGGTGGCGCGGCCCAGGGAGCTGAGCCGCCAGGCGAGGCTCGCGGCCCGGCGCAGCTCGGCGGCCGTGAGACCGGCGCGGGTCCAGGGCTCCAGATAGGTGTCCCGTAGCCGGGGCAGCGCCTGCGCGCCGTAGCGTTCCCGCACCTGTTCGCCGGTGACCCGCAGGCTGCAGAACGGGTGGGACACGGCCGCGTCCCCCCAGTCGAAGAACGTGAACCGGCCGGGCGCCGGGCGGAACAGCTGCCCGTCGTGCAGATCGGCGTGGTCGAGGGTGTCCTCGATGCCGAGGGCGGCGAGTTCGGCGCACCAGTCCACGAGCCGGGGCCGTACGGCCGCCACCCGGGCGCGTGACCCGGGATCGAGCGCGGTGTTCGCCGCGAGCAGCCGGTCGAACACCTCGGGCAGATCGCGGGTGCGGGCCTTCGGGACGCCCAGCCGCTCCAACTCCCCGGCGTACGGGGTCAGGGCGCGCTGCACGCCCGCGTACTGGCGCAGCAGGTCCTCCCAGACCTCCGGTCCGACGGGCTCCCGCGCCAGCACCTGCCGGAACAGATCGCCGCCGTCCGGGAGCAGCGACCAGGCGCGCGCCGCGTCCACGGCCAGCGGCTCCAGTACATGTCCGGGCACCCAGCGGGCCAGCGCGGCGGTCAGCGGGCCCTCGAAGGCGGCGGCCCGCGGGTTCGCCTTGAACCAGACCGCCTCCCGGCCCGCCACGGGCACCCGCGCCAGTACCGACCACGGCCGCAGCCGCACCCTGAGCTCCCCGTCCCCGCGCAGACCGCGCTCGGCCAGCCGCTCCTGGATCCAGCCGAGGGCCGCGGCCCGCCAGGACTCCTGCTCCCAGGGCGTCACCGCGTCCGGGAAGGCGCCCCGGTCCACCGTCATCGAGATCTCGCTGTGCATCCCGCCATCCCAGCAGCAGGGCCACGGCGCCGACCAACGGTTTTCCGCGCGGACACGGGTGTGCCCCCGGCCGACGGCCGGGGGCACACCTGGGGAACCCGCTGTCGTCAGGCCCGCTGACGGCGGCGCATCGTGAAGTACGTGCCCGTCAGACCGGCGGCCAGCAGGGCGCCGGCGCCGAGGCCGACCGGGAGGGCCGGGAAGGACGCGTCCGAGGTGTCGGCCGCGTTCTGCAGGGCGGGGCCCGGGGTGATGCTGGTGTGCACCGGGGCGATGTGCCGGATCGGGCCGACGGACTTCACGGAACCGTCGGTGTTCAGCAGCACCTGCCTGCCGTTCGGGTGCCGGAAGTCGAACATCCCGCCGAGCGAGCCCGCCGTGGCGTCGAAGGAGGCGTCACCGATGCGGCCGGTGCGCCAGTTGTCCTCGATGAAGCGGGTGATGGACGCCTGGTCGGTCAGCGTGTGGTCGACCTTGTTCACCTTGCTGTAGGGCGAGATGACCAGCAGCGGCTGACGGGTGCCGGGACCGCAGCGGTCCGCGTAGCCGCCGGCCGCCTTCGGGCCGCTCTGGCAGGCCGGGCTGTCGACGGTCCTGCCGTTGGAGCCGACCGAGGTGTCGGTCGAGCCGTTGCGCGGGGCGACGAACGCGTGGTCGTACCAGCCGTCGGAGTCGTCGTAGGCGACCACGATCGCGGTGGACCTCCACTGCGGCGAGCTCTGGATGGCGTTGATCTCACCGACCAGGAAGTGCTGCTCGTCGATCGGGTCCGAGTACCCGGCGTGGCCGTCCTGGTACTCGCCGGCCTTGAGGAAGCTGACGGCCGGGAGGTGGCCCGCCTGGAGCGCGGCGGAGAAATCGGTCAGGTCGTAGTTGTGGTTGGCCTGACCGTCGTGGCCGATCTCGGAGACGGAACTCGGCGGCAGGTGGTGCGGGTTGGCCGTCGACTTGTAGTACGAGAACGGGTTGTGGTGCGGGCTGTAGTCCACCGCGGCCGCGCCGCCCACGTTGTTGTGCGTGGTGTCGCACTTCGCGTGGGAGCCGGACTGGCCGTCCCACGCGGTCGACGGACGGAAGCCGCCCTGGAACCAGCCCCAGGAGACCTTCTTGGCGTTGAGCAGGTCACCGACGTTCCTGCCCTGCATCGAGGCCAGCGCGTTGCCGCTCGTGTGGTCCTTGTCGGAGCAGTCGTCCCAGGCCGGGTCGGGGTCGTTGACGACCGTGCCGACACCATGGGCGTCAGGGGACTGGACCGCGTACGCGTCCGGCTTGGCGGTCTGCTCGCCGGTCGCCGGGTCGATGGAGACCACGCCGTGCGTGTTGCCGGAGGCCAGGTTGAGCGCACCGGGGGTGGACGGCCCGTAGTTGGAGCTGTAGGCGCGGTCGCTCAGCGTGTAGTGCTGGGCGTAGTTCCACAGCGCGGTGACGGTGTTGCCGTCGTAGTAGTCCATCGCCAGGCCCGGCTCGCCGAACAGGCCGCCGCTGCACTTGTCGACCTCGGTGTTCTGCACGAACTGGTCGGCCTTGCCGCCGTTGTAGGCGTACTGCTCCGGGCCGTAGGAGTGGTTCTGGTCGCAGGTCAGGGCCTGGGACGGGGACAGCCGCTTGGGCGCGTACTGGTTCGGGTTGTGCTCCAGCAGCCCGGCGTTGGCGAGGGTGTCGATGTCCTTCGGGGTGTGCCTCGACGCCGTGAACGTGGTGCCGTCGGTGTTGGCGGCCTTCGGGTACGTGGCGAAGTAGTGGTCGAAGGAGATGTTCTCGTCGAAGAGCACGACGACATGCTTGATCGGCGTCGCGGTCGACGAGGCCCCGTGACCGTGGGCCGACGTCGCCGCCCACCCGGGCGCGTTGCTGCCGAGCGCGGTGAGCGCCGCGACTCCCGCGAGCGCGCCCAGGCTGCGCATCGCGGCTCGTCTTCCTCTGCTGGCCATGGTGGTCTACCCCTTTGGACAGAACGTCTGTGCGGTGTACGAGCAGGCATGCTGCGCGCCGTGCGGGGCGCGATGGCGGAGCCATGATGTCGCGTGGGTGAACACCGAGTCAGGGAACCTGTGGGAAAACTTGACGGTGTGTTGACCGAGCGGCCCGCCGGGTTGTCCGGACAGGTTCGGGTGAACTGCCCGGTCAGACAGGGGAGAAGGCCCGGTCCGGCCCCCTGGGAGACCGGACACGTCAGGCGAACAGGGCGCGTCCGTACCAGTCCTGGACATCACGCACCCCGGGCAGCGCGAAGAAGTAGCCGCCGCCGAACGGGCTGATGTAGTCGGTCAGCGGCTCGCCGGCCAGCCGGTGCTGGACAGTCTCGAACTGCCGTACAAGGTCCTGCTGGTAGCAGGAGAACAGCAGGCCCATGTCGAGATTGCCGTTGGCGTCCATGCCCAGGTCGTAGTTGTAGGCGCGGCGCAGCAGACGCTGGCGGGCGGTGGCCGGGGTGCGCGGGTTGGCCAGCCGGATGTGCGCGTCCAGCGGGATGACATCGCCCTTGGGGTCGTCGGCGTACTGCGGCACGTCGTGCTCGCGGTCGCCGTCCAGCGGTGCGCCGGAGGAACGGGACCGGCCGATCATCCGCTCCTGCTCGCTGAGCGAGACCCGGTCCCAGAACTCCACGAGCATCCGGATCAGCCGGACGACCTGGTAGCTGCCGCCGACGGCCCAGTCCGGCTCGCCCGACTCCCGGTCCACCCAGATCAGTTGGTCCATCTCGCGGGCGCTGCCGGTGTCCGGGTTGGCGGTGCCGTCCCGGAAGCCCAGCAGATTGCGCGGGGTGCCGGAGGGCCGGGGCGGGCTGGCGAAGCCGTCCATCCGCCAGCGGACCTGGATGCCGCCCCGGGTGTGCCGGGCGATGTCGCGCAGCGCGTGCAGGGTGGTGTCCGGGTCGTCGGCGTGCAGCTGGAGGCTGAGGTCGCCGTGGCACCACTCGGGCTTGAGGTCGTCGTCGGGGAAGGCGGGCATGGCCCTCAGCCGCCTCGGCCTGTGCGCGCTCAGCCCGAACCGGTCGTCGAACAGCGAGGCGCCGACGCCCACGGTGACGGCCAGCTGCCCGCCGGGCAGCCGGTCGCCGAGGATGCCCGAGTCGGCGGGCGGTCCGGTGACACCCACCGGGTCCGAGGTGCCGCCGGCGGTGAGCAGCCGGGCCCGCTCGGTCAACGTACGCAGCAGGTCGGTGAGTTCGGCGCGGCTCTCGGCGGTCACGTCGAGCGCGGCGAACACACAGGTACGGCGGGGGGCCGCGATCGCCGCCGCCTGGCGGACGCCGTGGAACGGTGCGACGGCGGACGCCGCCTCGGCGGTGCCCGGGTCCGGGGCGGCGGCGCTGGTGGCGAGCCCCGCGCCGGCGAGGGCGGCGCCGCGCAGAAAGCCGCGCCGGGCCAGTCCGTGGGGTCGTTCGGCGGTGCTCACACGGTCCTCCGGGGGTCGCACAGGGTCGCCACCGACGCCAGCCGCTCCACGAGGTCGTCGAGCGCGGAGTCGATCCGCTCCCGCTGGGCGCGGGTCAGCCGGTCGAGCGCGGTCCAGCGCCCGTCGTGCCGGAACCCGTCGAGGGTCCCCGCGGTCCGCGTCAACTCCCGTTCCAGGTCCGGCAGATCGGCGTACCGGGTGGTGAGCAGCGGACGCAGCCGCGACAGTACCTCGCGGGTCCCGTCGAGGTTGGCGCGGGCGGTGGCGAGGTTGCTGCCGCTGCCGTAGTCGGTGCGGCCGGTCAGTTCGAACTGGACGGTGTTCTCCAGGATCTCGTGCGCGCGCAGCCCGAGCTGGGCGGGGGCCATGCGGCTCTGCGCCCAGCTGTCGCGCAGCCCGGTGAGCGCCTTGACCAGGGCGGCCGCCGGGGCGCGCAGCCCGCTCGCGGACTCGCCGTGCCACAGGCCGTACTCGATGCGGTGGAACCCGGTGAAGTCCTTGTCGCGCACCCCGCCGGGCAGTCCGGCGTCGGTGCCGTTGATCGCGCCGTCCGCGTCGCCGAAGGCGTCGTACGCCGCTCCGAGCCGCTCGTACTGGAGGTGCGCCGGCAGCCAGGCGGAACGGGCGGCGGCGAGGTCGCCCTGGTCGACCGCGTCCTTGAGTTTGGCCGAAAGCCGTACGACCGTGGAGAGTCCGCCGCCCACCCACGTCTGGTAGGTGAGCGCGGGCGGGATCAGATCGTGCTCGGTGACCGGGGTGGCGCCGGGGCCGCGCTCGCCGCCGGTGACCCGGACGGTGGGGCCGGTGACGGCGTCGGCGTCGTCGGGCACGCACTTGAAGGCGTACGCGCCCTTGCCCACCTGGACCGTCAACTGCCGTGTGGTGCCGGGGCCGATGTCCTCGACCTCGCCGTACACCGCGTGGGTGCCGGGGTCCTCGAGGTAGACCTCGGCGGCGCCGTCGGAGGTGTTGTGCAGGTCGAAGGTCTGCACCCCGGGCTCGGGCCGGCTCCAGCCCCGGCCGCAGTGGCTCTCGGAGACCTCGACGACGAGGCGCCGGGCGGCGGTCTTCTTCTGCTCCGGGTTCTGCTCCGAGCCGCCGAAGCACAGGGCCACCAGGGCGAGCGCCACGGCGAGTACGAGGAACACGGTCGGCGCCGTCCGGAGACGATGCGACCGCGTGCCGAGGCGGGGCAACGGCATGCTGAGCCTTTCCGGACGACGTACGCAGCGGTCCGCGGGGCGGGCCGACCGCCGGCGGAACGGCCTCATCGTAGACACCCGGAGGGAACCGAACACCCGTCCGGGGTGTTCGGTGGCCAAGAATTTCCCGGGGGTTCACCGGCCGGAGGCTCGACCGGGGGTCCGGCCGGTGAGCGGGCCGGGCACGGGCCCGGGGCGCCTCGTTCAGCGCACGGGAAAGCCGAAGCCGTAGCCCTGCTGCTTCAGCCACGGCAGCAGGGTGCGCAGCGCGGCCACGGTCTGCGAGCGGTCGCCGCCCGCGTCGTGGAAGAGCAGGGTGGGCCCGTTGGCCAGCTCGCCCCGGACGGTGGACACGATGGCGGCGGTACCCGGCCGCTCGAAGTCCTTGGAGTCCACGTTCCAGCCCAGCGGCCGCATCCCGTGCGACGCGGCGAGCCCCCGGCTGTACGGCGTGAACGCGCCGCCCGGCGCCCGGTAGTACATCGGGCGGACGCCCCCGGACGCCTCGGTTATCTGCCGCTCGGCGTCCAGGATCTGCTGCGACTGGTAGGACTCGGACTTGTGGTCCATGCCGGTGTCGTGCGACACCGTGTGGTCGCACAGCCGGTGTCCGGCCGCGACCACCTGCTTGACGACGTCCGGATGCGCCTGCGCCTGGGGGCCGATCATGCAGAACGTCGCCTTGACGCCGTTCTCCCGCAGCACCTGGAGCACCTGCGGGGTCCAGGTCGGGTCGGGACCGTCGTCGATGGTGATGTTGACGGCGTGCGCGCCGCCGTCGGAGGAGTGGGCGATGACGGGGGACACGGCCACCGTCTTCGGCGCGGTGCGGTGAGCCGGCGCGGCCGGGGCGCTCTGCCCCGCCTGCGCGGTCCACACGGAGGCGGCGGCCGCCACCGCCGTGACGCCCACCGCCGCCCCGACCATCCGTCCGTACCAGCCCCGCCCAGAGTGCCGCGCCATGTCCCGCCCCCTGCTCCCCGCCGTGTCCCCGGCCTTGTGTCCTGCACTGCATCTGCCAGGACGGCGGGGAGAGCGCCCGCGCTCCCGCTGTTACCGATCACGGACAATTCCGCGACAGCGCCTGGACCTGGTGTCCCGTGACGAGGGGACACGCGCCGGCGGAGGAAGGGTTGCCCCGTGACGGGGACGCGCGGCACGAGGCCCGTGGAACGGGGTGATCCGGATGATGGCGGGGTCGCCGGGGCCGGACCGCCCCCGGCGACCGAGCCGCTGCCCCGGCCCTCGCGGCGGTCTCGGCGTCAGCCCTCGTGCCTCAGATACACCCGTGTGCCGCCGGGCCTGAACCCCACGCGTTCGTATACCCGGCGGGAGCCGGCGCCGGAGTATTCGAGCCATACGGTGCGGGCGCCCCGGGCGAACAGGGTCCCCGCCAGGGCCGCGGTCACCGCCCCGGCGATGCCCCGGCCCCGGTACGCGGGGAGGGTGCCGACGCCCGCCAGTTCCGCGGTGCCCTCGGCCGGTGCCGAGCACAGGGCACCGCCCGCGCAGCCGCCGTCCTCGGCGCGCACGAAGCGGACCGCCCCGCCGCCCTCCTCGGTACGCCGCAAGCGGGCCGCGCCCTCCGGGGACGGGGGCCATTCGCCGCCGAACGCCTCGGAGAGCGCCGTGTCGATCGCGACGTAGTCGGCGTCGGTGACCGGTGCCTCGACCCGGACCCCGCCCCCGGTCGCGGCCGTGAGCGTCTTGGGGGTGCAGACCAGGTAGGCGTGCACCGCCTCCGTGGTGAACCCCGCGCGGCGGAGCGCCGGTTCGGCCCCGGGGGCGGCGTCCGGGGCGAACTCCAGCCGGGGCGTGAGACCGCGCGTGCGGAACGCGGCGATCAGATCCGCGACGTCCGCGTCGGTGGGCTCGGCGCCCGGGACGGGGGTGGCGTAGTTGACGTACGGGCTCGTCGTGGCCGGATCGAATCCCACGACGAAGCCGCCCACTCGACAGGCCGCGGGGCGGCGCAGGAGATGGGCGACGGCAAAGCTCTGGACATCGGTGTGCACGCGGAGAAGTCCTCACGGTGAAAGCGGTCGTGCGTACGAGGCATCGCCTCGGTGGGCGAGGCGGCGGTGTGCCGGACACCGCGTCGTGGGACCGCCGTGAGAAGAGCGTGGGAACGTGTGAGCGCGCTGCCGGGGCAGGGGGCTCAGTTCCGACGGCGGCCGCTGCGGGACGCCGAAACCATGGACTTCAGTCCTTCGCGAGGAAGTGCGGGATGAAATGCGGGCCTTGAGGCCGCTGTTCGAGCTGGTGGGATCTTGCCATCGCCGCGGCGGGGATGGCAAGCCCTTCGCGCCGGGGCCGGGTCGGGCCCCGCGGGTCAGCCGTGCCGGGTGTCGAGCCAGCTCAGGATCTCGGGGGTCACCTCGTCCGTGATGTCGGCGAACTCCTCGTGCTTCTCGAGAAACTTGGCGACGTACGGGCACACCGGCACGATCCGCTTGCCGAGCGCGCGCACATCCGTGAGGGCGTGCTCGACCAGTTTCCCGGCCAGCCCCTGCCCGGCGTGGGCGTCGTCGATCTCGGTGTGGAAGAAGACCCGCTGCTCGCCCCGGTCGCGGTAGGCGGTCAGGCCGGCGCGTCGGCCGCCGACCAGGATCTCGTAACGGTGCCGCGCGTCCACGCGCTCCACGGTCGGCGCGGGGGAGGACTGGCCCATGGTCGTCCTTTCGGGGGAGGGGTCACCGGTGGTGACGGAACTCGGAAGGCTACCGGCACCGACACGACCGGGTTCCTGCCCGCCGGTCCACCGCTCCCGGGTGCATCCGTGCTCGAATGATCCGTCATGCACCCCTTGTACCGCCGGGACGCGCCGAGGGCCCCTCACCGGCGCCCGGATGTCATACCGGCACCAACTCCGCCCGTTGTGACGGCATTTTGACATCCATATTTCATGAGCGTTTCAAGAACTTCGGTCCGCAATGTTGACTCGGCGATCAGCCGCCCGCACATTACCTAGCAGTAGAACTCGCTGGTAGTACCGCAACTCCCTGCTCCACGGCCGCCGTTGTGCGCACCCCACGCAGCGCCCCGGCGGCCGGCGATCCCCCATGCCCCCACCCATCGCGTAGAAGAGGGAGCACTCCTCATGCCCACCCCTGCCCTGCGCCGTGCCGCCGCCGCGGCATCCGCACTCGCCGGCACGCTGGCCCTCGGCCTCACCGCCGCCCCCGCCCATGCCGCGACTCCCCTCAACTACGTTGCTCTCGGTGACAGTTACAGCGCGGGCTCGGGCGTCACGCCGATCGACACCAGCAATCTGCTGTGCCTGCGCTCCACCGTGAACTACCCGCACGTCCTCGCACGGTCGACCGGCGCCTCGCTGACGGACGTCACCTGCGGCGGCGCCGAGACCAAGGACTTCACCCAGTCCCAGTACGCGGGCGTGGCACCGCAGTTGGACGCGGTGAACGCGAACACCGACCTGGTGACGCTGACCATCGGCGGCAACGACAACAGCACCTTCCTGAGCGCCATCGTGGACTGCGGCACCGCCGGCGTCCTCAGCGCCGGCTTCGGCCACCCGTGCAAGGACAAGTACGGAACGTCCTTCGACGACGCGATCGACACGAACACCTACCCCGCGCTGAAGAGCGCCCTGACCGCCCTGCGGGCCAAGGCGCCCAACGCCCGCGTGGCGGTGCTGGGTTACCCCTGGATCGTGCCCTCCGCCTTCGAGGCGTCCTGCTTCGTGAAGCTGCCGATCGCCTCCGGCGACATCCCGTACCTGCGGGCGCTCCAGGCCCACCTCAACTCCGTCGTGCAGCGCGCCGCCCAGGAGACCGGGGCCACCTTCGTGGACCTCTCCCAGGCGTCCGACGGGCACGACGCCTGCCAGCCCTCCGGCACCCGGTGGATCGAGCCGCTGCTGTTCGGCACGAACATCGTGCCGGTCCACCCCAACGCGCTCGGCGAGCAGCGCATGGCCGAGCGCACGATGAGCGTCCTGGGCCTCGGCTGACGCGGAACCGGATCAGGCGCGGGCGCCCCCGTCGACCCGGAGCACCGTGCCGGTCACGAAGGAGGACCGATCGCTGAGGAGCCACGCGGCGGCCTCGGCGATCTCCTCCGGGGCGGCGGCCCGGCCCAGGGGGATCCCCGCCGTGATCCGCTCCCGGACCCCGGGCGACTCCGTCTCCCACGTCCGGGTCATCTCCGTCAGCGTGAAGCCGGGCGCGATCGCGTTGACGCGGATGCCCTCCGGGCCGTAG comes from the Streptomyces sp. SUK 48 genome and includes:
- a CDS encoding N,N-dimethylformamidase beta subunit family domain-containing protein — encoded protein: MTHPGFGGAPADGPGLGRRRFLALCAGAGLGTAAACTAAPSRTGAGRLRPESERDAPGTTAWRLGPTGPPDAVSGYADRVSVTPGETFGLRVSTTAAAFRVSAFRIGWYGGAGARRIWASGRTPGRARAAPGVPAATRTVRADWPLTLPVDTTGWPEGAYLLRLEAETGHQRYIPFVVRSTDGTGRTVLLHAPATWQAYNRWGGASLYAGADGTYATRSLAVSFDRPYDGTGAEKFLTYERALVVLAERLGIPLAYSTGTDVHRDPGVLRGAHAVVCLGHDEYWTPEQRAHVTAARDAGANIAFLGANTCFRRVRLEPGEGAGDRTVVCYKSDYRADPAYPSAPARVTTDYRSAPGADPESALTGVLYEGYPVDAPYVVRSAGHWAYEGTGVRAGDGFAHLVGVEYDRVTPGAPTPGPLEITAHSPLVCEGRPSHSDSAYYTTPAGAGVFATGTMRWVEGLLAGTGELGRDHGMDARTRLFVTRTTENVLRMFARGPAARHAPPPDADPRAVYGG
- a CDS encoding aminoglycoside phosphotransferase family protein, yielding MHSEISMTVDRGAFPDAVTPWEQESWRAAALGWIQERLAERGLRGDGELRVRLRPWSVLARVPVAGREAVWFKANPRAAAFEGPLTAALARWVPGHVLEPLAVDAARAWSLLPDGGDLFRQVLAREPVGPEVWEDLLRQYAGVQRALTPYAGELERLGVPKARTRDLPEVFDRLLAANTALDPGSRARVAAVRPRLVDWCAELAALGIEDTLDHADLHDGQLFRPAPGRFTFFDWGDAAVSHPFCSLRVTGEQVRERYGAQALPRLRDTYLEPWTRAGLTAAELRRAASLAWRLSSLGRATSWSRMFPDPGRPAPGAAQSAEWLLELLNEPPF
- a CDS encoding alkaline phosphatase family protein — translated: MASRGRRAAMRSLGALAGVAALTALGSNAPGWAATSAHGHGASSTATPIKHVVVLFDENISFDHYFATYPKAANTDGTTFTASRHTPKDIDTLANAGLLEHNPNQYAPKRLSPSQALTCDQNHSYGPEQYAYNGGKADQFVQNTEVDKCSGGLFGEPGLAMDYYDGNTVTALWNYAQHYTLSDRAYSSNYGPSTPGALNLASGNTHGVVSIDPATGEQTAKPDAYAVQSPDAHGVGTVVNDPDPAWDDCSDKDHTSGNALASMQGRNVGDLLNAKKVSWGWFQGGFRPSTAWDGQSGSHAKCDTTHNNVGGAAAVDYSPHHNPFSYYKSTANPHHLPPSSVSEIGHDGQANHNYDLTDFSAALQAGHLPAVSFLKAGEYQDGHAGYSDPIDEQHFLVGEINAIQSSPQWRSTAIVVAYDDSDGWYDHAFVAPRNGSTDTSVGSNGRTVDSPACQSGPKAAGGYADRCGPGTRQPLLVISPYSKVNKVDHTLTDQASITRFIEDNWRTGRIGDASFDATAGSLGGMFDFRHPNGRQVLLNTDGSVKSVGPIRHIAPVHTSITPGPALQNAADTSDASFPALPVGLGAGALLAAGLTGTYFTMRRRQRA
- the efeB gene encoding iron uptake transporter deferrochelatase/peroxidase subunit; translated protein: MSTAERPHGLARRGFLRGAALAGAGLATSAAAPDPGTAEAASAVAPFHGVRQAAAIAAPRRTCVFAALDVTAESRAELTDLLRTLTERARLLTAGGTSDPVGVTGPPADSGILGDRLPGGQLAVTVGVGASLFDDRFGLSAHRPRRLRAMPAFPDDDLKPEWCHGDLSLQLHADDPDTTLHALRDIARHTRGGIQVRWRMDGFASPPRPSGTPRNLLGFRDGTANPDTGSAREMDQLIWVDRESGEPDWAVGGSYQVVRLIRMLVEFWDRVSLSEQERMIGRSRSSGAPLDGDREHDVPQYADDPKGDVIPLDAHIRLANPRTPATARQRLLRRAYNYDLGMDANGNLDMGLLFSCYQQDLVRQFETVQHRLAGEPLTDYISPFGGGYFFALPGVRDVQDWYGRALFA
- a CDS encoding EfeM/EfeO family lipoprotein, producing MFLVLAVALALVALCFGGSEQNPEQKKTAARRLVVEVSESHCGRGWSRPEPGVQTFDLHNTSDGAAEVYLEDPGTHAVYGEVEDIGPGTTRQLTVQVGKGAYAFKCVPDDADAVTGPTVRVTGGERGPGATPVTEHDLIPPALTYQTWVGGGLSTVVRLSAKLKDAVDQGDLAAARSAWLPAHLQYERLGAAYDAFGDADGAINGTDAGLPGGVRDKDFTGFHRIEYGLWHGESASGLRAPAAALVKALTGLRDSWAQSRMAPAQLGLRAHEILENTVQFELTGRTDYGSGSNLATARANLDGTREVLSRLRPLLTTRYADLPDLERELTRTAGTLDGFRHDGRWTALDRLTRAQRERIDSALDDLVERLASVATLCDPRRTV
- a CDS encoding polysaccharide deacetylase family protein, giving the protein MARHSGRGWYGRMVGAAVGVTAVAAAASVWTAQAGQSAPAAPAHRTAPKTVAVSPVIAHSSDGGAHAVNITIDDGPDPTWTPQVLQVLRENGVKATFCMIGPQAQAHPDVVKQVVAAGHRLCDHTVSHDTGMDHKSESYQSQQILDAERQITEASGGVRPMYYRAPGGAFTPYSRGLAASHGMRPLGWNVDSKDFERPGTAAIVSTVRGELANGPTLLFHDAGGDRSQTVAALRTLLPWLKQQGYGFGFPVR
- a CDS encoding GNAT family N-acetyltransferase is translated as MHTDVQSFAVAHLLRRPAACRVGGFVVGFDPATTSPYVNYATPVPGAEPTDADVADLIAAFRTRGLTPRLEFAPDAAPGAEPALRRAGFTTEAVHAYLVCTPKTLTAATGGGVRVEAPVTDADYVAIDTALSEAFGGEWPPSPEGAARLRRTEEGGGAVRFVRAEDGGCAGGALCSAPAEGTAELAGVGTLPAYRGRGIAGAVTAALAGTLFARGARTVWLEYSGAGSRRVYERVGFRPGGTRVYLRHEG
- a CDS encoding GNAT family N-acetyltransferase, encoding MGQSSPAPTVERVDARHRYEILVGGRRAGLTAYRDRGEQRVFFHTEIDDAHAGQGLAGKLVEHALTDVRALGKRIVPVCPYVAKFLEKHEEFADITDEVTPEILSWLDTRHG
- a CDS encoding SGNH/GDSL hydrolase family protein, producing MPTPALRRAAAAASALAGTLALGLTAAPAHAATPLNYVALGDSYSAGSGVTPIDTSNLLCLRSTVNYPHVLARSTGASLTDVTCGGAETKDFTQSQYAGVAPQLDAVNANTDLVTLTIGGNDNSTFLSAIVDCGTAGVLSAGFGHPCKDKYGTSFDDAIDTNTYPALKSALTALRAKAPNARVAVLGYPWIVPSAFEASCFVKLPIASGDIPYLRALQAHLNSVVQRAAQETGATFVDLSQASDGHDACQPSGTRWIEPLLFGTNIVPVHPNALGEQRMAERTMSVLGLG